One window of Salmo salar chromosome ssa11, Ssal_v3.1, whole genome shotgun sequence genomic DNA carries:
- the LOC106562705 gene encoding stAR-related lipid transfer protein 5, producing MDYQNTANAVGDCLLSYTKDESGWKVCKKSNDVIVSWRPSTEFPGNVYKGESVVKGSPEKVWECLKPVPNGLRVKWDNNVKKFELVEQVTENITVCRTVTPSAAMGIIAPRDFVDVILVKQYEDGTITSNATHVSHPSCPPQSGYVRGFNHPCGCICVPISGEPNKTQLFSFFQTDLGGFLPRSVVDSFFPSSMVEFYSNLAKAIKSLKDH from the exons ATGGATTACCAGAACACAGCGAATGCAGTTGGGGACTGTCTTTTGAGCTACACCAAGGACGAGTCTGGATGGAAAGTCTGCAAGAAATCG AATGACGTCATCGTGTCCTGGCGGCCATCGACTGAGTTCCCTGGGAATGT ATATAAGGGGGAGTCGGTGGTGAAGGGAAGTCCAGAGAAGGTATGGGAGTGTCTGAAACCAGTGCCAAATGGACTGCGGGTGAAATGggacaacaatgtcaagaagTTTGAGCTGGTAGAGCAAGTCACTGAG AACATCACTGTCTGCAGAACAGTCACTCCGTCAGCAGCCATGGGCATCATAGCTCCCAGAGACTTTGTCGACGTTATTCTAGTGAAGCAATACGAAGACGGCACCATTACATCCAATG CCACCCACGTGAGCCACCCGAGCTGCCCTCCCCAGTCAGGGTATGTGAGGGGCTTCAACCACCCCTGTGGCTGCATCTGTGTCCCCATCTCTGG ggaGCCAAACAAAACACAGCTGTTCAGTTTCTTCCAGACGGACCTGGGGGGCTTCCTGCCTCGCTCCGTGGTCGACTCCTTCTTCCCATCCAGCATGGTGGAGTTCTACAGCAACCTGGCCAAGGCCATCAAGTCCCTCAAGGACCACTGA